A single window of Candidatus Zixiibacteriota bacterium DNA harbors:
- a CDS encoding STAS domain-containing protein, which produces MKLNSREQDGIVVLEPKGKIMGGPDATALKESIRDYVNANKKRVVIDLKEVDWMNSTGLGIMISCLKTVKESGGELRLANVTDKIKSLLTITKLVTVFDTYDSTDEAISASK; this is translated from the coding sequence ATGAAGCTGAACAGCCGCGAGCAGGACGGTATTGTCGTCCTCGAGCCGAAGGGTAAAATCATGGGGGGGCCGGACGCCACTGCCCTCAAAGAGTCGATTCGCGACTACGTGAACGCCAACAAGAAGCGCGTAGTCATTGACCTGAAGGAAGTTGACTGGATGAACTCGACCGGGTTGGGGATCATGATTTCCTGCCTGAAGACGGTGAAGGAATCGGGTGGCGAGTTGCGCCTGGCCAATGTCACTGACAAGATCAAGTCCTTGTTGACGATCACCAAGCTGGTCACGGTTTTCGACACATACGACTCCACCGACGAAGCGATTTCGGCCTCGAAGTAA
- a CDS encoding ATP-binding protein has translation MDKPAIYDNKIIIPSDQTLIGEVDDFVESRLRARAVDDSIIADIAICATEIVNNGIIHGNKDNRQKTVTLEMVFSDTEVAITITDQGQFFDPGAVENPVDDRNLMREVGRGIFIVRNLMDRVDIQPAAGGGTQVTLVKKLT, from the coding sequence ATGGACAAGCCCGCAATCTATGACAATAAGATCATCATCCCATCCGATCAGACGCTGATTGGCGAAGTGGATGATTTCGTCGAATCGCGATTGCGCGCCCGCGCGGTCGACGATTCGATTATTGCCGACATCGCCATTTGCGCCACCGAGATCGTCAACAACGGGATCATTCATGGCAACAAGGACAATCGCCAGAAGACGGTGACCCTGGAGATGGTCTTCTCGGACACCGAGGTGGCGATCACGATCACCGACCAGGGGCAGTTCTTCGATCCTGGTGCCGTCGAGAACCCTGTTGACGACCGGAACTTGATGCGGGAGGTCGGACGTGGAATTTTCATCGTCCGCAACCTGATGGACCGCGTTGACATTCAGCCGGCTGCCGGTGGCGGCACGCAGGTGACTTTGGTGAAGAAGCTCACCTGA
- a CDS encoding SpoIIE family protein phosphatase: MNLELAIAVVYLACAALLFIISVLIFREDSRKRINRVTALMFAFAAFGPLFYGFGIILGDAVAAKSPVYNLVYVWELFFPQLVFFALVFPSEARFYNRFPRLKYIIFVPHVFHLLLTTVFANPDKLLKLVEPKRFGSFGRAIFEPLEPIFTLLATGFAMLLESHIKWFSAVNFVYVIIAAAILYYSTRRVMAAQLVTQVRVVIFGIIAALAMYVVAFILPAIGLLELPPAVKNLLTLAALVIGGGAIVWSIVRYRFMDVRLIVRQSLVYTVSSALVVGAYVLMIRQFEDVVQYLFGVDVPGLDIIFIIVALILFQPVMSQIDELIRRFFIRDKSDVRNIAQTFSRKVASVFNLDEVFALAHEVLTRQVLLEQVYIFVRTQQNGGVRCMAANAGDADLPDVAIASGLQTELVRRSGVNRIDELLGGFPDSGLLQALAARRVRYIAPLVSGDELLGCVASSEKVSGYRLNSEDVATISTIADQLSLAINTSRLYRESIEKQRLVEEMNFARAIQLELLPKAFPAGDGFHFSAFSDPSLEVGGDYFDFIETNRGTITVVIADASGKGMPAALLVSQIQAAIRTEIKHQTPLPQMLVNVNELLQQEALSDKFATLFLADFDPQTRRLRYSNAGHNYPIVISAQAEERELDRGGLLLGAFHDVAYEEGEVQLQANDILFIYTDGLNEAYNDDDEQYGEDRAVAVIKKHRQLPAAEIQQRIIEDVRNFAAPNPLQDDMTLILLKVH, from the coding sequence TTGAATCTGGAACTGGCCATAGCCGTCGTTTACCTGGCGTGCGCGGCCCTACTGTTCATCATTTCCGTACTGATTTTTCGCGAGGATTCGCGTAAACGCATTAATCGCGTCACCGCGTTGATGTTTGCGTTCGCGGCCTTCGGTCCACTCTTCTACGGCTTCGGCATCATTCTGGGCGACGCGGTTGCTGCCAAGAGCCCGGTTTACAACCTGGTGTATGTCTGGGAGCTGTTTTTCCCGCAATTGGTGTTCTTTGCGCTGGTGTTTCCCAGCGAAGCGCGCTTCTACAATCGCTTCCCACGACTCAAGTACATCATTTTTGTACCGCACGTCTTCCATCTGCTGCTGACGACGGTCTTCGCCAATCCGGACAAGCTGCTCAAGTTGGTTGAACCGAAGCGGTTTGGGTCCTTCGGTCGGGCGATCTTCGAGCCGCTCGAACCGATCTTTACGCTGCTCGCGACCGGATTTGCCATGTTGCTGGAGTCGCACATCAAGTGGTTCTCCGCGGTTAACTTTGTCTACGTGATTATCGCGGCGGCGATCCTGTACTACTCGACCCGGCGAGTGATGGCGGCGCAGTTGGTGACCCAGGTGCGGGTCGTGATTTTCGGCATCATCGCCGCCCTGGCCATGTACGTGGTGGCCTTCATTCTACCCGCAATCGGGCTGCTGGAATTGCCTCCGGCCGTCAAGAACCTGCTGACGCTGGCGGCGCTCGTGATCGGGGGCGGCGCGATTGTCTGGTCGATCGTGCGCTACCGGTTCATGGATGTGCGTCTGATCGTGCGGCAGTCGTTGGTGTACACTGTATCGTCGGCGCTGGTGGTCGGCGCGTACGTGCTGATGATTCGGCAGTTTGAGGATGTCGTTCAGTATTTGTTCGGCGTCGACGTGCCGGGATTGGATATCATCTTCATTATCGTGGCGCTGATTCTGTTTCAGCCGGTGATGAGCCAGATCGACGAACTGATCCGGCGATTCTTCATCCGGGATAAGTCCGATGTTCGCAACATCGCACAAACCTTCAGCCGCAAGGTGGCGTCGGTGTTCAATCTTGATGAGGTCTTTGCCTTGGCGCATGAGGTGCTGACGCGACAAGTACTGCTGGAACAGGTCTATATTTTTGTGCGCACGCAGCAGAACGGCGGTGTGCGCTGCATGGCTGCCAATGCCGGTGACGCCGATTTACCGGATGTAGCGATCGCCTCCGGACTGCAGACGGAGTTGGTCCGACGTAGCGGCGTCAATCGCATCGACGAGTTGCTTGGCGGCTTTCCCGACTCGGGGCTATTGCAGGCGCTGGCCGCACGTCGGGTGCGCTACATTGCGCCGCTGGTCTCGGGCGACGAATTGCTTGGCTGCGTGGCGAGTTCCGAGAAGGTGTCGGGATACCGGTTAAATTCCGAAGACGTCGCGACGATCTCGACGATCGCCGATCAGCTGTCGCTGGCAATCAACACATCACGACTGTACCGCGAATCGATCGAGAAGCAGCGACTGGTCGAGGAGATGAATTTTGCCCGCGCCATCCAGTTGGAGCTATTGCCGAAGGCGTTCCCTGCGGGTGACGGTTTCCACTTCTCGGCGTTTTCCGATCCGTCGCTGGAAGTCGGGGGGGACTATTTTGACTTTATCGAAACTAATCGCGGTACCATTACCGTAGTAATCGCGGACGCATCGGGCAAAGGGATGCCGGCGGCGCTATTGGTTAGTCAGATTCAGGCGGCGATCCGCACCGAGATCAAGCATCAAACGCCGCTCCCGCAGATGCTGGTCAATGTCAATGAGTTGCTGCAGCAAGAGGCGTTGAGCGACAAGTTTGCCACGCTATTTCTGGCGGATTTCGACCCGCAGACGCGCCGATTGCGCTATTCCAATGCCGGACACAACTATCCCATTGTGATCTCGGCGCAGGCCGAAGAAAGGGAACTCGATCGCGGCGGTCTGCTGTTGGGCGCATTTCACGATGTTGCCTATGAGGAGGGCGAAGTGCAGCTGCAGGCGAATGACATCTTGTTTATCTATACCGACGGGTTGAACGAAGCCTACAACGACGACGATGAACAATATGGCGAGGATCGCGCCGTCGCTGTGATCAAGAAGCATCGGCAGCTCCCGGCCGCGGAGATTCAGCAACGGATCATCGAAGACGTGCGCAACTTTGCCGCGCCCAACCCGTTGCAGGACGATATGACGCTGATCCTGCTGAAAGTGCATTAG
- a CDS encoding NUDIX hydrolase → METYNHRPRRICGICGYVDFHNPVPAAGAIVVKDRRLLLVRRAEHPYKDDWCIPAGYMEWDESPRECAERELKEETGLDIKAGEVFEVYSGTDDPRTNAVLILYFCEVIGGQAVAGDDAADLRFFALDEIPKNIAFEAHRQALKDLQRRFPNLLG, encoded by the coding sequence TTGGAAACGTATAATCATCGCCCTCGACGCATTTGCGGCATCTGTGGCTATGTCGATTTTCACAACCCCGTACCGGCAGCCGGCGCGATTGTGGTCAAAGATCGCCGACTGCTTCTGGTGCGCCGCGCCGAGCATCCGTACAAGGACGACTGGTGCATACCGGCCGGCTACATGGAGTGGGACGAGTCGCCACGCGAGTGTGCCGAACGTGAGTTGAAGGAGGAGACCGGGTTGGACATCAAGGCCGGAGAGGTCTTTGAGGTCTACTCTGGCACCGATGATCCCCGCACAAATGCCGTACTGATTCTTTACTTCTGTGAAGTGATCGGCGGGCAAGCGGTGGCCGGTGACGATGCCGCCGATTTGCGGTTCTTTGCCCTTGATGAAATCCCGAAGAATATTGCCTTTGAGGCCCATCGGCAGGCGCTCAAGGACTTGCAGCGCCGCTTCCCAAATCTCTTGGGATAG
- a CDS encoding BamA/TamA family outer membrane protein, with translation MYRLLLTLLLGLVLLIAVSAAAQTQPDVVIMFDRNMCTIAVRGSTDSGDVSFRLDDVSVDGRRITAGPNLLIEGDSLRLGTSGVNLSSLSVADAQQAEGKYTIRLTDASTAAQSRRGRAPADRFGSFSTLEIPAADFVRGSVFAVGGEIVVRGEVNGYVVVLFGDVNLTETAACHRDVYAIGGRLQRHNKARVYGALQSTDSWKRSDIFRRRKRLYGHRPVDWMQHVSYNRVDGVTLEAGVSFHSEENAMPRFFGQVGYGMSSEQWKYRLGFDQRIFDYNQLSYGGSVHRQTKTDDEWTAGRDENTAYALLFKQDWRDYYQGEGAELFIQQEINARHELRLTYTVEELDSLPANPRLWSLLGPRAFRSSFSPIDEAERPAAMAAYSRDGAELNLSYRYRSNLYQEEGKVSGWWLQAQYQHSSSAIASEFKYDRCRFEVRRYQLLNDYLSFNGRAVYGQTNGEAPPHRRFYLGGIRTLRGHPIKEYDGSRLALVDLEYIVNPVRTILDFVVLFDLGTVGHDSDFLSKSRWRGDFGLGVIIGEDVRIELTRPFNGDASDLQPSVLIGRSF, from the coding sequence ATGTACCGACTACTACTAACCCTCCTTCTGGGTCTTGTCCTCCTGATCGCAGTCTCGGCCGCCGCCCAGACTCAGCCTGATGTCGTCATCATGTTCGATCGCAACATGTGTACGATTGCAGTCAGGGGCTCGACCGATTCCGGCGACGTGAGTTTCCGGCTCGACGACGTGAGCGTCGATGGGCGCCGCATCACTGCCGGCCCAAACCTCCTGATCGAGGGCGATAGTTTGCGCCTGGGCACCTCCGGGGTCAATCTGAGTTCGCTGTCAGTGGCCGACGCCCAGCAGGCGGAAGGCAAGTATACCATCCGCCTCACCGATGCTTCCACGGCGGCACAATCGCGGCGCGGGCGCGCACCGGCTGATCGGTTCGGCTCGTTCTCGACTCTCGAGATCCCCGCAGCTGACTTTGTCCGTGGCAGCGTGTTTGCAGTCGGCGGTGAGATTGTCGTTCGCGGCGAAGTGAACGGCTACGTGGTCGTACTGTTCGGCGACGTCAATTTGACCGAGACCGCCGCGTGTCATCGTGATGTCTACGCCATCGGTGGCCGTCTGCAGCGGCACAACAAGGCGCGCGTATACGGGGCGCTACAATCAACGGATTCCTGGAAACGCAGCGATATTTTCCGGCGGCGCAAGCGGTTGTACGGTCACCGTCCAGTCGACTGGATGCAGCACGTCTCCTATAATCGCGTCGACGGCGTCACGCTGGAGGCCGGTGTTTCATTCCACTCAGAGGAAAACGCCATGCCGCGCTTCTTCGGACAAGTCGGTTACGGAATGTCTTCGGAACAGTGGAAGTACCGGCTCGGCTTCGATCAACGAATTTTCGACTATAACCAGTTGAGCTATGGTGGTTCGGTACATCGGCAAACCAAGACCGACGACGAATGGACCGCCGGCCGTGATGAGAATACGGCCTACGCTCTGCTCTTCAAACAGGATTGGCGCGACTACTATCAGGGGGAGGGCGCCGAGCTGTTCATCCAACAGGAGATCAACGCACGTCATGAGCTGCGGCTCACTTACACAGTGGAGGAGTTGGATTCGCTGCCCGCAAATCCGCGTCTGTGGTCGCTGCTGGGTCCGCGCGCATTTCGCTCAAGTTTCTCGCCGATTGACGAGGCTGAGCGACCGGCGGCGATGGCGGCATATAGCCGTGACGGCGCCGAACTGAACTTGAGCTATCGCTATCGGTCGAATCTGTATCAAGAAGAGGGTAAAGTCTCCGGCTGGTGGCTGCAAGCGCAGTATCAACACTCTTCGTCGGCAATTGCCTCAGAATTCAAGTACGACCGCTGCCGATTCGAAGTGCGGCGCTACCAGCTACTTAACGACTATCTGAGTTTCAACGGCCGCGCCGTTTACGGACAAACTAACGGTGAAGCGCCGCCGCACCGGAGGTTCTATCTGGGCGGCATCCGCACGCTCCGGGGGCACCCGATCAAGGAATATGACGGCTCGCGCCTTGCATTGGTCGATCTGGAGTATATCGTGAACCCGGTTCGGACGATCCTTGACTTCGTCGTGCTGTTCGATCTTGGAACAGTCGGTCACGATTCGGACTTTCTTTCCAAGAGCCGCTGGCGCGGCGACTTCGGGCTCGGCGTGATCATTGGGGAAGACGTGCGCATTGAGTTGACTCGACCCTTCAATGGCGACGCCAGCGACCTGCAACCGAGCGTGTTGATCGGCCGCAGTTTCTGA